The Kogia breviceps isolate mKogBre1 chromosome 8, mKogBre1 haplotype 1, whole genome shotgun sequence DNA window GAGTGGCTGCCCGAGCTGTTGTCTGTGGCTGCCCAGTGAGTTGGCGAGACCTGGCAGGGAGCCAGGCTTCTGCTGGGCCATCCTGACCCATTAGTTCCCGTCTGTTCCCTAGTCCCTGCCCatcaccccctccctccagccctcgcAGTGGTCGCCGTGGTCGTGAGCACGGCGAGGGGTGTGTAAGTGTGTTGAAGGCCAGGTGACCCTCCAAGGCTCGTAGGATGTGGCCCCCCAGCCACATTCCGTGCTCCTTCTTGTTGCCGTGACACCTCGGATAGTAACTGTCTGCTTACTTGTCTCTCCCCTCTGACTAACCATTTCTTGAGGACTTGgtctatatcttttatttctgtacTGCCAGAGCTTGGCACACAGTATGTGTTCATTAAATGCTGATTGGAAACTGAAGCCCTCACGAATGTCATGGGTCAGTActgcatttttccttttgctgtgaGCAGGTGGCGCTTTGCTGAGTTTCAGTACCTGCAGCTGGGACCCCCGAGGCGGCTCCAGACCGTGGTGGTGTACCTGCCGGACATCTGGACCATCATGCCTACTTTGGAAGAGTGGGAGGCCCTGTGCCAGCAGAAAGCTGCAGAGGCAGCTCCCCCGCCCCAGGAGGTGCCAGTGGTGAGGCTGAGCCTTACGAACACGTGGGGAAAGAAGGGGCCCTAACACCTGGACCCAGATGGTCGTAGCTCTTGACTTTTCGTCACAGGAAACAGAGCCTACAGAACAGGCAGCTGATGCATCAGAGCAGGCAGCAGACACCTCTAAACAGAATGCAGAGAATCCGGAGGTCACTGCACAGCAGGAAATGGACACCGATCTCCCAGAGGCCCCTCCACCCCCTCTAGAACCTGCCGTCATGGCACGCCCCAGCTGTGTAAACCTGTCCATCCATAGTATCGTGGAGGACCGGAGGCCAAAAGAAAGGATCTCTTTTGAGGTAGGTGTAGGAGTCTCGGGGCTGTGGGGCAGGGTGTTAAAGCATGGCGGGGTTTGGAACACCCCATTTTTTGGTGCTTGTGACCCCTTGTTGCCTCTTCCACCAGGTGATGGTGTTGGCTGAGCTGTttctggagatgctgcagagGGATTTTGGCTATAGGATTTATAAGATGCTGCTGAGCCTTCCTGAAAAGGTCGTGGCCGCACCTGAACCTGAGAAGGAGGAGGCGGCCAAGGAGGAAGAAGCGGTCAAGGAGGAGGCCAAGGAGTCCAAGGATGAGGTACAGAGTGAGGGCACAGCTGCCGAGTCAGATGCCCCGCCGGTGAGTACCTCTGCCCCGGTGCCCGGGCACTGGGGCTGCGCGTGGTAATGCTGAACAGAACTGGGGCGCTGCGTGGCACCAGCGCTGCTCAGAGTGCTTTATGGGTCTTCTCACTGCGCACGCGTGCGCGCCCTGTGACCCTGGTGTGACTCAGGTGTGGGGGCGCTTAACTCTCCCACGTGGCCACACAGCCCGGAGGTGGTTGGTGTACCTGGGAGAAGGGAGGCGGGCCTGGAGCAGCGAAGGGAAGTGTGGTTGACACGGCAGCACAGAAGTCTCCATTAATAGGAATGCTTTGATGGGTACAGGTGTTTTGATTACCTGACGGTTAACTAGAACACTgcattttcttaaacatttctaaaGCATGTGGGTCTTCTTGCCTAAATACTGTCAAATAAACAAATCTCTTACGGGACTGAGATTGACTCTTGGGGAAAACCCCAGGTGTCTGGAACTCGCCCTGGTCTGCTCTGTGACCCCCACGTAACGAAGTATGTTAAATGAGACGTTGCCTGTGCGCCTTCGGCGCGGTGCCTGAACACGGCTGACGCACAGATGTTAACCGTTGTTATTGTTGGTAGTCACAGGGGCAGTTCCTCTCATCATCTTGGTCTGCTTCTCCTAGAAGGAAGACGGGCTTTTGCCCAAACCCCCATCTTctgggggagaggaagaagagaaacccCGGGGCGAGGTGTCCGAGGACCTCTGTGAGATGGCCCTGGACCCAGAACTGCTGCTCCTGAGGGACGATGGGGAGGAGGAGTTCGGTATGTCTGGCGCCTTCCCCGGGTGGCGGCTTCCTGGCTCTGTGGCTCCCGTTCTGGCTGCGTGTGGAGCCAGGCCGGGCCTGTGTGCTCCCGGCTCCCAGTTCATCTTGTGCTTTCTGTAGCAGGAGCCAAGCTGGAGGATTCCGAGGTCCGGTCAGTTGCCTCGAATCAGTCAGAGATGGAGTTCTCATCCCTTCAGGACATGGTGAGACCTCTgtgcctctctgggtctcagtgacGGGGAAGCTTAGCAAGGCCTCTGACTCACTCCTGGGAAAGGGGTGCTTTTCTTAAATGACCTCTGGCATCTTCTGATTGACGAAAGACGAAAGGTGGTTCTTGGCTTATGGGATGGCGTGCTCGTAGGATCCAGGAGAGCACTTCGGTATCGCCATCAGGGCGGATCTGAGCGATCTGTCTGACCTGGGAGCATCCAAGGTTCCTCCGTGTGTGACAGCCCCTGGGGCGAAAGTGCCCCAAAGAGGCCTTTGGTTACAGGCCAAGGGACTTGCCTGGCTCAGGGTCAGGTCTCTAACTGGAAGGGTGTGAGTGTGTCAGCCaagctgcttgtttttttttttttttttttaaacttttctttttatgttggagtatagccgattaacaatgttgtggtagtttcaggtgcacagcaaaggggcTCAGCCGTACATGTacgtgtatccattctcccccaaactcccctcccatccaggctgccacataacattgagcagaattccctgtgctatatacagtaggtccttgttggttacctattctACATATCAAGCGGTTTGATTTTATAAGGGTTTCGTCCTGGGTGATTTAGCATCAAGGGACCTGTTTGTAAATCCtgttcatctttgtttctcttttagccCAAGGAGCTGGATCCCTCTCCCGTGCTCCCTCTGGACTGTCTTCTTGCTTTTGTCTTCTTTGATGCCAACTGGTGTGGCTACTTGCATCGGCGAGACTTGGAGAGGATCCTGCTTACCCTTGGGCTCCGGCTCAGCGCAGAGCAGGTGGCTTCTCATGCCCCGCCCTAGGCCTCTCTGAGATGCCTCACCCGACACCCTCGCGTGCATGCGCGGCTCGGGATGCTGTGGTTCTAGGTTCTTGCACGCCATTGTTGGGGGACTTGAACCTTCTCATCCGTGGGCATCTTGGGTGTGTGCTTCCTACAGGCCAAACAGCTGGTCAGCAGGGTGGTGGCCCAGAACATCTGCCAGTATCGCAGCCTTCAGTACAGCCGCCCGGAGGGCCCGGACGGGGGGCTCGCCGAGGAGGTGCTCTTCGGTGCGTACTGTGCTCTGCGGCCTTCTGGGGACGGCGGAGCAGGCTCCTTTCTCCTGGGACCGTCCCTGAGTCTTTTCACGGCCCTTCTAGGAAACCTGGACCTGCTACCTCCTCCTGGGAAGAGTGCCAAGCCGGGCGCTGCCCCTGTGGAGCACAAGGGCCTGGTGTCCCACAATGGCAGCCTCATCAACGTGGGGAACCTGCTGCAGCGTGCGGAGCAGCAGGACAGCGGGCGGCTCTACCTGGAGAACAAGATTCACACACTGGAGCTGAAGCTGGGTGAGTGGCTGGCGGCGCGGGGAGCTGTCGCGGCCCGGCAGGGACCTGTCGCGGCCCAGCGCAGACACGAGGAGACGAGCGGGAGGCCCGCCCCTCAGCCTCCAGGCCTCCGGCCCTACGCTCCCCTCCTTAGCTTGGCAGTCTTTCCTGTCTTCCCCCGCCAGAGGAGAGCCATAACCGCTTCTCAGCCACGGAAGTGACGAATAAGACGCTGGCCGCAGAGATGCAGGAGCTGAGAACCCGGCTGGCTGAGGCTGAGGAGACGGCCCGGACGGCGGAGCGACAGAAGCACCAGCTTCAGCGGCTGCTACAGGAGTTCCGAAGGCGCCTGACCCCCCTGCAGCTTGAGGTGCAGCGGATGGTTGAAAAGGTGAGCCTCCTGGGAGAGACGGCCGCCGGGCGGGGAGGCTGGGTCAGGGCAGCCGGCACGGGGCCGGGCCCAGGTTCGCCTTGCCGCCTCCTCCATCCGCTAGTTTCTTATGGAATCAGTCAGTCCGCAGCTGGCACCCTGGAGTCTCCCAGGAGGAAGTGCTCAGTAGTCCTTGGATCTCGGCCCTTCCTCTGAGTCCCGATTCTCCTGACATCTGTTTCAAACAGGCAGACAGCTGGGTAGAGAAGGAGGAGCCAGCGCCTAGCAACTGAGGGGCCTGGTGCAGGAGCTGCCATCCTGTGAGGTCAGCGATGGAGCCTGCTGAAGTTAGAGCCCTTTTGGTTCTAGAAAGAAGCTGGAGCAGGACCCGGGAGCCATAGGCAGGGGTGGCTGACCCCTGCGCTCGGCCTCTGTAGAGGAGCTCAGGCCGTCAGGGTGGGGTCTGTCTGTGCCGTGTGGGACGGATGAGTGAGGAAGCCGGTTCCACTTGCAACTAAATCCAACATCTTCTGCACCCCTCGAATGTCATTTTGCCCTCTACCTTGGGATTCCTCCTGGGGCCCTTTCGTCTTGTGCTTTCTCCTGTCCTCTTCCAGTTTAGAATAAGACGGGAGGAAAAGGCTTTTTGAGTCTGTCATAAGGTCTGAtgccaacaaactgaaggaacaGACGGCGGAAGCTGGCTGGGGGTAAGAGCCCCTTCCTCCGGATGGCGCAAATCCTGCCAGGTTACAGGAGCAGGTTCTGGGGGACAGGTCTCCCGCGGCCATCGCAGGAACAGAGTCAGTCAGTGCTGGCGGGCGTTTAGCGTTGGGCAGTGTTTGCCAGTGAACACTGTGTTCCAGCCACCCCAGACTTGCCAGAAGAAACCAGCACCTCTTTTCCCTGGCTCCCCGTGTTCAGAATGTGGTATTGGCTCTGGCCCAGCCTTTTCCCTGTTCCCCATAAAAGTCTCGCCTCTTTCCATAATCCGTGGTTTCAGTTTGACTTTGTATATAaagtgttctgttttttttttttttttttttttggctttttgttttttaaataaaccaaAGTCAAAACAAACTAAGTGTCCTCTGTAACTCTCCCCTCGCTCCTCTTCTAGTTCTGCCTGTGCTCCGCCCTCCTCCCAACCCTCAGCGCAGCCTCTGCGTGATGCAGGTGTCACCTCCGGAGGGTGGGGGCCTGCAGCTCTGGGCTCTGCTGCCTGCTACTCAGGAGAGGGGCTGCCGCAGGGTCTGGGAAGGACTTGGGGtggctcctcccctcctctctttagTCACGGCACAACAATATACGGACATTTTACTGAAAACTTtttacttggaaaaataaaatcccaaattATCAGGTAAGACATAAACTCACTGTTGTTGCTCTGAGGCCTATGATTCGGTCTGTGACATTTTGTGGGGTAGGCTGTTGACATGCGTTGAGTCCCAGCTTCCTAGGGAAGCTGCAAGACTCAGGGCTCTGCCCTGCAGTTGACCCAAAGTCTAGAAGTGGGCAGAGCCGGCCACTGTCTTGCCGAGAGGCTGGCGTGAGGGGCCCGTTGCGGCTGGGAGACCGTGGCTTTCACGTTGCCCAGGGCAGTGTCGAGGCCTCTCCCAGAAAGGGCGAGTCTGAGGTGAAAAGGCAGCGAGGGTGGGTGACTCCCCAGGGTGGCCCTTTTGGAGGTAGACGTGATCCCAACCGTGCAAGCCAGGCTAAGACCTCAAGGGAGCAGAcgagagcccaggctctggccgTAGGCCAGGATGCACTTTGGACGGTTCCTTAGGGACTAAGACAGTCTACACTGCTTACCTGTCTGTGGGTTCTTGCTACGAGTGGGGAAGCGAGAGCCTGCTCGGGGCTCCTGGTGCCAGGCTCACCCCCAAGGGCTGGGGTGGTGCAGCGGGAGCTGCCGCTATCCACGTCCTCCCAGGCAAGGGCCCCTTGCTGCCTGATGCCCGAGCCTGAGCTCGTAAAGCGAAGGCTCGAGAGGCCGACTTGTGTTCCAGTCCTCCGAGGGCCAGGCTCAGTCATCGGCCACGATGGACAGGGCCCTGAGCTCGCTCAGTCTGGCCTCGTTCTCGCGCTCCCGCTGCTCGTCAGGACGGCCGGGCTGCGCAAGCTGCTGGGTCAGGTCTCCGAAGATCTTGTGCATTTCCGAGTAGTACACGACCTGGGGTGGGAGCGGGAGGAGGTCGGCGGTGGTGGGCTCCAGGGTGCCAGGCCCcgcagcaggccccgccccccgggggcACGGCAGTGGATGGGCGGAGGGCTGGAGCCTGTGGGAAGCGGAGCGCAGGGCTGGACTCCACTCTTCCCTCCACCACCGCCCTCCCCTTGAGCTGCGTGGCAACCACAGCCCCGGGTCCTTCAGGAACATTCACTGCCCGCTgcctgggtggcagagggggcgACGGGTACgtgggggggggcggcggggggggctCTG harbors:
- the CCAR2 gene encoding cell cycle and apoptosis regulator protein 2 isoform X14; this translates as MSQFKRQRISPLPGGRNFSGAASTSLLGPPPGLLTPPVATDLSQNARHLQGGEKQRVFTGIVTSLHDYFGVVDEEVFFQLSVVKGRLPQLGEKVLVKAAYNPGQAVPWNAVKVQTLSNQPLLKSPAPPLLHVAALGQKQGILGAQPQLIFQPHRIPPLFPQKPLSLFQTSHTLHLSHLNRFPARGPHGRLDPGRSDDYDSKKRKQRASGEPWGAKKPRHDLPPYRVHLTPYTVDSPTCDFLELQRRYRTLLVPSDFLAVHLSWLSAFPLSQPFSLHHPSRIQASSEKEPAPDAGAEPTPTDSDPAYSSKVLLLSSPGLEELYRCCMLFVDDMAEPRETPEHPLKQIKFLLGQKEEEVVLVGGEWSPSLDGLDPKGDQQVLVRTAIRCAQAQTGIDLSACTKWWRFAEFQYLQLGPPRRLQTVVVYLPDIWTIMPTLEEWEALCQQKAAEAAPPPQEVPVETEPTEQAADASEQAADTSKQNAENPEVTAQQEMDTDLPEAPPPPLEPAVMARPSCVNLSIHSIVEDRRPKERISFEVMVLAELFLEMLQRDFGYRIYKMLLSLPEKVVAAPEPEKEEAAKEEEAVKEEAKESKDEKEDGLLPKPPSSGGEEEEKPRGEVSEDLCEMALDPELLLLRDDGEEEFGAKLEDSEVRSVASNQSEMEFSSLQDMPKELDPSPVLPLDCLLAFVFFDANWCGYLHRRDLERILLTLGLRLSAEQAKQLVSRVVAQNICQYRSLQYSRPEGPDGGLAEEVLFGNLDLLPPPGKSAKPGAAPVEHKGLVSHNGSLINVGNLLQRAEQQDSGRLYLENKIHTLELKLEESHNRFSATEVTNKTLAAEMQELRTRLAEAEETARTAERQKHQLQRLLQEFRRRLTPLQLEVQRMVEKADSWVEKEEPAPSN
- the CCAR2 gene encoding cell cycle and apoptosis regulator protein 2 isoform X7, translated to MSQFKRQRISPLPGGRNFSGAASTSLLGPPPGLLTPPVATDLSQNARHLQGGEKQRVFTGIVTSLHDYFGVVDEEVFFQLSVVKGRLPQLGEKVLVKAAYNPGQAVPWNAVKVQTLSNQPLLKSPAPPLLHVAALGQKQGILGAQPQLIFQPHRIPPLFPQKPLSLFQTSHTLHLSHLNRFPARGPHGRLDPGRSDDYDSKKRKQRASGEPWGAKKPRHDLPPYRVHLTPYTVDSPTCDFLELQRRYRTLLVPSDFLAVHLSWLSAFPLSQPFSLHHPSRIQASSEKEPAPDAGAEPTPTDSDPAYSSKVLLLSSPGLEELYRCCMLFVDDMAEPRETPEHPLKQIKFLLGQKEEEVVLVGGEWSPSLDGLDPKGDQQVLVRTAIRCAQAQTGIDLSACTKWWRFAEFQYLQLGPPRRLQTVVVYLPDIWTIMPTLEEWEALCQQKAAEAAPPPQEMVVALDFSSQETEPTEQAADASEQAADTSKQNAENPEVTAQQEMDTDLPEAPPPPLEPAVMARPSCVNLSIHSIVEDRRPKERISFEVMVLAELFLEMLQRDFGYRIYKMLLSLPEKVVAAPEPEKEEAAKEEEAVKEEAKESKDEVQSEGTAAESDAPPKEDGLLPKPPSSGGEEEEKPRGEVSEDLCEMALDPELLLLRDDGEEEFGAKLEDSEVRSVASNQSEMEFSSLQDMPKELDPSPVLPLDCLLAFVFFDANWCGYLHRRDLERILLTLGLRLSAEQAKQLVSRVVAQNICQYRSLQYSRPEGPDGGLAEEVLFGNLDLLPPPGKSAKPGAAPVEHKGLVSHNGSLINVGNLLQRAEQQDSGRLYLENKIHTLELKLEESHNRFSATEVTNKTLAAEMQELRTRLAEAEETARTAERQKHQLQRLLQEFRRRLTPLQLEVQRMVEKADSWVEKEEPAPSN
- the CCAR2 gene encoding cell cycle and apoptosis regulator protein 2 isoform X8, with protein sequence MSQFKRQRISPLPGGRNFSGAASTSLLGPPPGLLTPPVATDLSQNARHLQGGEKQRVFTGIVTSLHDYFGVVDEEVFFQLSVVKGRLPQLGEKVLVKAAYNPGQAVPWNAVKVQTLSNQPLLKSPAPPLLHVAALGQKQGILGAQPQLIFQPHRIPPLFPQKPLSLFQTSHTLHLSHLNRFPARGPHGRLDPGRSDDYDSKKRKQRASGEPWGAKKPRHDLPPYRVHLTPYTVDSPTCDFLELQRRYRTLLVPSDFLAVHLSWLSAFPLSQPFSLHHPSRIQASSEKEPAPDAGAEPTPTDSDPAYSSKVLLLSSPGLEELYRCCMLFVDDMAEPRETPEHPLKQIKFLLGQKEEEVVLVGGEWSPSLDGLDPKGDQQVLVRTAIRCAQAQTGIDLSACTKWWRFAEFQYLQLGPPRRLQTVVVYLPDIWTIMPTLEEWEALCQQKAAEAAPPPQEVPVETEPTEQAADASEQAADTSKQNAENPEVTAQQEMDTDLPEAPPPPLEPAVMARPSCVNLSIHSIVEDRRPKERISFEVMVLAELFLEMLQRDFGYRIYKMLLSLPEKVVAAPEPEKEEAAKEEEAVKEEAKESKDEVQSEGTAAESDAPPKEDGLLPKPPSSGGEEEEKPRGEVSEDLCEMALDPELLLLRDDGEEEFAGAKLEDSEVRSVASNQSEMEFSSLQDMPKELDPSPVLPLDCLLAFVFFDANWCGYLHRRDLERILLTLGLRLSAEQAKQLVSRVVAQNICQYRSLQYSRPEGPDGGLAEEVLFGNLDLLPPPGKSAKPGAAPVEHKGLVSHNGSLINVGNLLQRAEQQDSGRLYLENKIHTLELKLEESHNRFSATEVTNKTLAAEMQELRTRLAEAEETARTAERQKHQLQRLLQEFRRRLTPLQLEVQRMVEKADSWVEKEEPAPSN
- the CCAR2 gene encoding cell cycle and apoptosis regulator protein 2 isoform X12, which gives rise to MSQFKRQRISPLPGGRNFSGAASTSLLGPPPGLLTPPVATDLSQNARHLQGGEKQRVFTGIVTSLHDYFGVVDEEVFFQLSVVKGRLPQLGEKVLVKAAYNPGQAVPWNAVKVQTLSNQPLLKSPAPPLLHVAALGQKQGILGAQPQLIFQPHRIPPLFPQKPLSLFQTSHTLHLSHLNRFPARGPHGRLDPGRSDDYDSKKRKQRASGEPWGAKKPRHDLPPYRVHLTPYTVDSPTCDFLELQRRYRTLLVPSDFLAVHLSWLSAFPLSQPFSLHHPSRIQASSEKEPAPDAGAEPTPTDSDPAYSSKVLLLSSPGLEELYRCCMLFVDDMAEPRETPEHPLKQIKFLLGQKEEEVVLVGGEWSPSLDGLDPKGDQQVLVRTAIRCAQAQTGIDLSACTKWWRFAEFQYLQLGPPRRLQTVVVYLPDIWTIMPTLEEWEALCQQKAAEAAPPPQEETEPTEQAADASEQAADTSKQNAENPEVTAQQEMDTDLPEAPPPPLEPAVMARPSCVNLSIHSIVEDRRPKERISFEVMVLAELFLEMLQRDFGYRIYKMLLSLPEKVVAAPEPEKEEAAKEEEAVKEEAKESKDEVQSEGTAAESDAPPKEDGLLPKPPSSGGEEEEKPRGEVSEDLCEMALDPELLLLRDDGEEEFAGAKLEDSEVRSVASNQSEMEFSSLQDMPKELDPSPVLPLDCLLAFVFFDANWCGYLHRRDLERILLTLGLRLSAEQAKQLVSRVVAQNICQYRSLQYSRPEGPDGGLAEEVLFGNLDLLPPPGKSAKPGAAPVEHKGLVSHNGSLINVGNLLQRAEQQDSGRLYLENKIHTLELKLEESHNRFSATEVTNKTLAAEMQELRTRLAEAEETARTAERQKHQLQRLLQEFRRRLTPLQLEVQRMVEKADSWVEKEEPAPSN
- the CCAR2 gene encoding cell cycle and apoptosis regulator protein 2 isoform X6; protein product: MSQFKRQRISPLPGGRNFSGAASTSLLGPPPGLLTPPVATDLSQNARHLQGGEKQRVFTGIVTSLHDYFGVVDEEVFFQLSVVKGRLPQLGEKVLVKAAYNPGQAVPWNAVKVQTLSNQPLLKSPAPPLLHVAALGQKQGILGAQPQLIFQPHRIPPLFPQKPLSLFQTSHTLHLSHLNRFPARGPHGRLDPGRSDDYDSKKRKQRASGEPWGAKKPRHDLPPYRVHLTPYTVDSPTCDFLELQRRYRTLLVPSDFLAVHLSWLSAFPLSQPFSLHHPSRIQASSEKEPAPDAGAEPTPTDSDPAYSSKVLLLSSPGLEELYRCCMLFVDDMAEPRETPEHPLKQIKFLLGQKEEEVVLVGGEWSPSLDGLDPKGDQQVLVRTAIRCAQAQTGIDLSACTKWWRFAEFQYLQLGPPRRLQTVVVYLPDIWTIMPTLEEWEALCQQKAAEAAPPPQEMVVALDFSSQETEPTEQAADASEQAADTSKQNAENPEVTAQQEMDTDLPEAPPPPLEPAVMARPSCVNLSIHSIVEDRRPKERISFEVMVLAELFLEMLQRDFGYRIYKMLLSLPEKVVAAPEPEKEEAAKEEEAVKEEAKESKDEVQSEGTAAESDAPPKEDGLLPKPPSSGGEEEEKPRGEVSEDLCEMALDPELLLLRDDGEEEFAGAKLEDSEVRSVASNQSEMEFSSLQDMPKELDPSPVLPLDCLLAFVFFDANWCGYLHRRDLERILLTLGLRLSAEQAKQLVSRVVAQNICQYRSLQYSRPEGPDGGLAEEVLFGNLDLLPPPGKSAKPGAAPVEHKGLVSHNGSLINVGNLLQRAEQQDSGRLYLENKIHTLELKLEESHNRFSATEVTNKTLAAEMQELRTRLAEAEETARTAERQKHQLQRLLQEFRRRLTPLQLEVQRMVEKADSWVEKEEPAPSN
- the CCAR2 gene encoding cell cycle and apoptosis regulator protein 2 isoform X15 — protein: MSQFKRQRISPLPGGRNFSGAASTSLLGPPPGLLTPPVATDLSQNARHLQGGEKQRVFTGIVTSLHDYFGVVDEEVFFQLSVVKGRLPQLGEKVLVKAAYNPGQAVPWNAVKVQTLSNQPLLKSPAPPLLHVAALGQKQGILGAQPQLIFQPHRIPPLFPQKPLSLFQTSHTLHLSHLNRFPARGPHGRLDPGRSDDYDSKKRKQRASGEPWGAKKPRHDLPPYRVHLTPYTVDSPTCDFLELQRRYRTLLVPSDFLAVHLSWLSAFPLSQPFSLHHPSRIQASSEKEPAPDAGAEPTPTDSDPAYSSKVLLLSSPGLEELYRCCMLFVDDMAEPRETPEHPLKQIKFLLGQKEEEVVLVGGEWSPSLDGLDPKGDQQVLVRTAIRCAQAQTGIDLSACTKWWRFAEFQYLQLGPPRRLQTVVVYLPDIWTIMPTLEEWEALCQQKAAEAAPPPQEETEPTEQAADASEQAADTSKQNAENPEVTAQQEMDTDLPEAPPPPLEPAVMARPSCVNLSIHSIVEDRRPKERISFEVMVLAELFLEMLQRDFGYRIYKMLLSLPEKVVAAPEPEKEEAAKEEEAVKEEAKESKDEKEDGLLPKPPSSGGEEEEKPRGEVSEDLCEMALDPELLLLRDDGEEEFAGAKLEDSEVRSVASNQSEMEFSSLQDMPKELDPSPVLPLDCLLAFVFFDANWCGYLHRRDLERILLTLGLRLSAEQAKQLVSRVVAQNICQYRSLQYSRPEGPDGGLAEEVLFGNLDLLPPPGKSAKPGAAPVEHKGLVSHNGSLINVGNLLQRAEQQDSGRLYLENKIHTLELKLEESHNRFSATEVTNKTLAAEMQELRTRLAEAEETARTAERQKHQLQRLLQEFRRRLTPLQLEVQRMVEKADSWVEKEEPAPSN
- the CCAR2 gene encoding cell cycle and apoptosis regulator protein 2 isoform X1, producing the protein MSQFKRQRISPLPGGRNFSGAASTSLLGPPPGLLTPPVATDLSQNARHLQGGEKQRVFTGIVTSLHDYFGVVDEEVFFQLSVVKGRLPQLGEKVLVKAAYNPGQAVPWNAVKVQTLSNQPLLKSPAPPLLHVAALGQKQGILGAQPQLIFQPHRIPPLFPQKPLSLFQTSHTLHLSHLNRFPARGPHGRLDPGRSDDYDSKKRKQRASGEPWGAKKPRHDLPPYRVHLTPYTVDSPTCDFLELQRRYRTLLVPSDFLAVHLSWLSAFPLSQPFSLHHPSRIQASSEKEPAPDAGAEPTPTDSDPAYSSKVLLLSSPGLEELYRCCMLFVDDMAEPRETPEHPLKQIKFLLGQKEEEVVLVGGEWSPSLDGLDPKGDQQVLVRTAIRCAQAQTGIDLSACTKWWRFAEFQYLQLGPPRRLQTVVVYLPDIWTIMPTLEEWEALCQQKAAEAAPPPQEMVVALDFSSQETEPTEQAADASEQAADTSKQNAENPEVTAQQEMDTDLPEAPPPPLEPAVMARPSCVNLSIHSIVEDRRPKERISFEVMVLAELFLEMLQRDFGYRIYKMLLSLPEKVVAAPEPEKEEAAKEEEAVKEEAKESKDEVQSEGTAAESDAPPKEDGLLPKPPSSGGEEEEKPRGEVSEDLCEMALDPELLLLRDDGEEEFGAKLEDSEVRSVASNQSEMEFSSLQDMPKELDPSPVLPLDCLLAFVFFDANWCGYLHRRDLERILLTLGLRLSAEQAKQLVSRVVAQNICQYRSLQYSRPEGPDGGLAEEVLFGAYCALRPSGDGGAGSFLLGPSLSLFTALLGNLDLLPPPGKSAKPGAAPVEHKGLVSHNGSLINVGNLLQRAEQQDSGRLYLENKIHTLELKLEESHNRFSATEVTNKTLAAEMQELRTRLAEAEETARTAERQKHQLQRLLQEFRRRLTPLQLEVQRMVEKADSWVEKEEPAPSN
- the CCAR2 gene encoding cell cycle and apoptosis regulator protein 2 isoform X11, producing the protein MSQFKRQRISPLPGGRNFSGAASTSLLGPPPGLLTPPVATDLSQNARHLQGGEKQRVFTGIVTSLHDYFGVVDEEVFFQLSVVKGRLPQLGEKVLVKAAYNPGQAVPWNAVKVQTLSNQPLLKSPAPPLLHVAALGQKQGILGAQPQLIFQPHRIPPLFPQKPLSLFQTSHTLHLSHLNRFPARGPHGRLDPGRSDDYDSKKRKQRASGEPWGAKKPRHDLPPYRVHLTPYTVDSPTCDFLELQRRYRTLLVPSDFLAVHLSWLSAFPLSQPFSLHHPSRIQASSEKEPAPDAGAEPTPTDSDPAYSSKVLLLSSPGLEELYRCCMLFVDDMAEPRETPEHPLKQIKFLLGQKEEEVVLVGGEWSPSLDGLDPKGDQQVLVRTAIRCAQAQTGIDLSACTKWWRFAEFQYLQLGPPRRLQTVVVYLPDIWTIMPTLEEWEALCQQKAAEAAPPPQEVPETEPTEQAADASEQAADTSKQNAENPEVTAQQEMDTDLPEAPPPPLEPAVMARPSCVNLSIHSIVEDRRPKERISFEVMVLAELFLEMLQRDFGYRIYKMLLSLPEKVVAAPEPEKEEAAKEEEAVKEEAKESKDEVQSEGTAAESDAPPKEDGLLPKPPSSGGEEEEKPRGEVSEDLCEMALDPELLLLRDDGEEEFGAKLEDSEVRSVASNQSEMEFSSLQDMPKELDPSPVLPLDCLLAFVFFDANWCGYLHRRDLERILLTLGLRLSAEQAKQLVSRVVAQNICQYRSLQYSRPEGPDGGLAEEVLFGNLDLLPPPGKSAKPGAAPVEHKGLVSHNGSLINVGNLLQRAEQQDSGRLYLENKIHTLELKLEESHNRFSATEVTNKTLAAEMQELRTRLAEAEETARTAERQKHQLQRLLQEFRRRLTPLQLEVQRMVEKADSWVEKEEPAPSN
- the CCAR2 gene encoding cell cycle and apoptosis regulator protein 2 isoform X2, whose protein sequence is MSQFKRQRISPLPGGRNFSGAASTSLLGPPPGLLTPPVATDLSQNARHLQGGEKQRVFTGIVTSLHDYFGVVDEEVFFQLSVVKGRLPQLGEKVLVKAAYNPGQAVPWNAVKVQTLSNQPLLKSPAPPLLHVAALGQKQGILGAQPQLIFQPHRIPPLFPQKPLSLFQTSHTLHLSHLNRFPARGPHGRLDPGRSDDYDSKKRKQRASGEPWGAKKPRHDLPPYRVHLTPYTVDSPTCDFLELQRRYRTLLVPSDFLAVHLSWLSAFPLSQPFSLHHPSRIQASSEKEPAPDAGAEPTPTDSDPAYSSKVLLLSSPGLEELYRCCMLFVDDMAEPRETPEHPLKQIKFLLGQKEEEVVLVGGEWSPSLDGLDPKGDQQVLVRTAIRCAQAQTGIDLSACTKWWRFAEFQYLQLGPPRRLQTVVVYLPDIWTIMPTLEEWEALCQQKAAEAAPPPQEVPVETEPTEQAADASEQAADTSKQNAENPEVTAQQEMDTDLPEAPPPPLEPAVMARPSCVNLSIHSIVEDRRPKERISFEVMVLAELFLEMLQRDFGYRIYKMLLSLPEKVVAAPEPEKEEAAKEEEAVKEEAKESKDEVQSEGTAAESDAPPKEDGLLPKPPSSGGEEEEKPRGEVSEDLCEMALDPELLLLRDDGEEEFAGAKLEDSEVRSVASNQSEMEFSSLQDMPKELDPSPVLPLDCLLAFVFFDANWCGYLHRRDLERILLTLGLRLSAEQAKQLVSRVVAQNICQYRSLQYSRPEGPDGGLAEEVLFGAYCALRPSGDGGAGSFLLGPSLSLFTALLGNLDLLPPPGKSAKPGAAPVEHKGLVSHNGSLINVGNLLQRAEQQDSGRLYLENKIHTLELKLEESHNRFSATEVTNKTLAAEMQELRTRLAEAEETARTAERQKHQLQRLLQEFRRRLTPLQLEVQRMVEKADSWVEKEEPAPSN